The Streptomyces luteogriseus genome includes a window with the following:
- a CDS encoding response regulator transcription factor encodes MRVLLAEDAPLIRQALTALLSQEPDLEVVAAVDHGDLIVPTALRTPPDVAVLDIDLPGTDGITAAVELQARLPSCRTLLLTSVARPEHVRRALSARVVGFVRKDAPTARLAEDIRQVAQGRRVVDPELALAAATATENPLTPREVSVLRLTAQGASTRDVAAQLYISVGTVRNHLSSAVAKTQARSRVDAIRIATEAGWV; translated from the coding sequence ATTCGTGTGCTCCTTGCCGAGGACGCTCCGCTGATTCGTCAGGCGTTGACCGCGCTGTTGTCCCAGGAACCCGACCTCGAGGTCGTCGCGGCAGTGGATCACGGTGATCTCATCGTCCCCACCGCCCTGCGCACGCCGCCGGACGTGGCGGTCCTCGACATCGACCTGCCCGGCACGGACGGGATCACCGCCGCGGTGGAGTTGCAGGCACGGTTGCCCTCCTGTCGCACCCTGCTGCTGACCAGCGTGGCGCGGCCGGAACACGTACGCCGCGCGCTGTCGGCCCGGGTCGTCGGGTTCGTCCGCAAGGACGCGCCGACCGCGCGGCTCGCGGAGGACATCAGGCAGGTGGCGCAAGGCCGTCGGGTGGTCGATCCGGAGTTGGCGCTGGCCGCCGCCACCGCGACCGAGAATCCGCTGACGCCGCGTGAGGTGTCGGTGCTGCGGCTCACGGCGCAGGGGGCTTCGACCCGGGACGTGGCGGCGCAGCTGTACATCTCCGTCGGGACCGTACGGAACCATCTGTCCTCCGCCGTGGCGAAGACCCAGGCCCGCAGTCGTGTGGACGCGATCAGGATCGCCACCGAGGCGGGATGGGTCTGA
- a CDS encoding SapB/AmfS family lanthipeptide, with translation MSLLELQEMDLPTESTEETVLGSGQSQHCSDASWVFC, from the coding sequence ATGTCTCTGCTCGAACTCCAGGAGATGGACCTGCCGACCGAGTCGACCGAGGAGACGGTGCTCGGCAGCGGCCAGAGCCAGCACTGCTCCGACGCCAGCTGGGTGTTCTGCTGA
- a CDS encoding ABC transporter ATP-binding protein, producing MSSGPRSSGPRMLPLLVAPLRARPGRLLALILWSLVEAVPALLAGQLVARAVDRGFTVGRPLTGLAWLALLGLGVFAGAWATRQAYPLLAAVVEPFRDDLVRTVAEGSLRQAVAGRPVDASGVSRLTLQVEMVREAYAGVLMVVRGFLLTVGGALLGMVFLAPLILLLVLPPLLAGLGLFLVLLRRMAGAQRDAIVADERVAEAAGAASAAGRDIVACGAEDGVRADLVTHVDTQAAAARRLAALMPARVLCLAVAGWLPLLLLLVAAPGLRAGGLSAGAVLGAATYVTGGLQPAVRSLIQGLGGSGLRLVVALRRIHEAYPPAPQGAGRPGPASPPTTGPPPYAIELTAVTFAYGPQADPVFEDLDLTLPEGGHLAVVGPSGIGKSTLAGLIGGTLEPGTGLVRLGGRAPDALHPADLSALRVLVPQEAYVFSGVLAENLRYLRPDASDAEVGSAVDAVGAGPLVARLGGIGAVIDPAALSSGERQQIALVRAYLSPAPVVLLDEATCHLDPAAEARAEEAFARRPGTLLVIAHRISSALRARRVLVLDGDRVVSGTHGEALERSELYRDLVGHWSDGGHGPTVDGDAEAAPAGGRTVGATPPRTRS from the coding sequence GTGAGTTCCGGACCCCGGAGTTCCGGACCCCGGATGCTCCCTCTGCTCGTCGCCCCGCTCCGGGCACGCCCCGGGCGTCTGCTCGCACTGATCCTGTGGTCCCTGGTCGAGGCCGTCCCCGCCCTGCTCGCCGGCCAGCTCGTGGCTCGAGCGGTCGATCGCGGGTTCACCGTCGGCCGGCCGCTCACCGGGCTGGCCTGGCTGGCCCTGCTGGGCCTCGGCGTGTTCGCCGGAGCATGGGCGACCCGGCAGGCCTACCCGCTGCTCGCGGCGGTCGTAGAGCCCTTCCGGGACGACCTCGTGCGCACGGTGGCCGAGGGCTCCCTGCGGCAGGCCGTGGCGGGCCGGCCCGTCGACGCCTCGGGCGTGTCCCGGCTGACGCTCCAGGTGGAGATGGTGCGCGAGGCCTACGCGGGCGTGCTGATGGTCGTCCGCGGGTTCCTCCTCACCGTGGGCGGGGCGCTGCTCGGCATGGTCTTCCTCGCGCCGCTGATCCTGCTGCTCGTCCTGCCGCCGCTGCTCGCGGGACTCGGGCTGTTCCTGGTCCTGCTGCGCCGGATGGCCGGCGCCCAGCGCGACGCCATCGTCGCGGACGAACGCGTCGCGGAGGCCGCCGGCGCCGCGAGCGCGGCCGGCCGGGACATCGTGGCCTGCGGCGCGGAGGACGGCGTACGAGCGGACCTCGTGACCCACGTCGACACCCAGGCGGCCGCCGCCCGCCGCCTCGCCGCCCTGATGCCGGCCCGCGTGCTGTGCCTGGCCGTCGCCGGCTGGCTCCCTCTGCTCCTGCTGCTCGTGGCCGCCCCCGGGCTGCGTGCGGGAGGGCTGTCCGCCGGTGCCGTGCTGGGAGCGGCGACGTATGTGACGGGCGGACTGCAACCGGCGGTCAGGTCCCTCATCCAGGGACTCGGCGGCAGCGGACTCCGTCTCGTGGTCGCGCTGCGGCGTATCCACGAGGCGTATCCGCCGGCGCCCCAGGGAGCGGGGAGGCCGGGCCCCGCCTCCCCGCCCACGACGGGCCCGCCCCCCTACGCCATCGAACTGACCGCTGTCACTTTCGCCTACGGCCCCCAGGCCGACCCGGTGTTCGAGGACCTCGACCTCACGCTGCCGGAAGGCGGGCATCTGGCGGTCGTCGGCCCGAGCGGCATCGGCAAGTCCACACTGGCCGGCCTGATCGGCGGCACCCTGGAGCCCGGCACCGGCCTGGTCCGCCTCGGCGGCCGGGCACCCGACGCCCTGCACCCCGCCGATCTCTCCGCCCTGCGCGTCCTCGTGCCACAGGAGGCCTACGTCTTCTCGGGCGTCCTGGCCGAGAACCTGCGCTATCTGCGGCCCGACGCGTCCGACGCGGAGGTGGGGTCGGCGGTCGACGCCGTAGGGGCGGGGCCGCTCGTGGCACGGCTCGGCGGGATCGGCGCCGTGATCGACCCGGCCGCGCTCTCCTCGGGCGAGCGCCAGCAGATCGCCCTCGTCCGCGCGTATCTGTCCCCGGCGCCGGTGGTCCTCCTGGACGAGGCGACCTGCCACCTCGACCCTGCCGCCGAGGCCCGGGCGGAGGAGGCGTTCGCCCGGCGGCCCGGCACCCTGCTCGTCATAGCCCACCGCATCAGTTCGGCCCTGCGCGCCCGCCGGGTACTCGTCCTGGACGGCGACCGGGTGGTGAGCGGCACCCACGGGGAGGCCCTCGAACGGTCGGAGCTCTACCGGGACCTGGTGGGGCACTGGAGCGACGGCGGACACGGCCCGACGGTGGACGGTGACGCCGAGGCGGCGCCCGCCGGCGGCCGGACGGTCGGAGCTACGCCACCAAGGACGCGGTCATGA
- the lanKC gene encoding class III lanthionine synthetase LanKC — MRYDAYCMVDRTFFDAPGEAQDEEYAFAATDRELPEGWRKVRQDDWLVCTPEGTRRPAQGWKVHASGCQDNAEKILDAIHNFCVPRKIPFKFLRGQHILQLRNMKYASRGASGKLVTVYPADEQELREVLDGVDALVGGEPGPYILSDLRWNQGPLYVRYGGFVERHVVSEKGVLEPAIERPDGTLVPDRRLPGFHVPEWVTLPEFLQPHAEARRAESLAGLPYTVRRPVHFSNGGGVYIAEDTRTGKDVILKEARPYAGLTADGRDAVSRLQWERDVLERLAGVDAVPAVLGYFTVGDHHFLAQELVEGRPLSKFFGLKYPETGPRSDPAEIAEYTEWAMGVCRAVEDAVASVHARGIVFGDLHPYNILVADDGRVGLIDFEVAAPADSGAARMLGHPAYAAPRDRVGFAADTYALACIKLAVFLPLTALLRLDLHKAAELADEIAARFPVPREFLDSAVREIVGADTNPDAPDRLRGRAGRPPRPRADQHDWPALRGSLAGAILASATPDRDDRLFPGDIAQFSTGALNLAHGAAGVLYALDVTGAGRYPPYEQWLLERASRREQRARLGFYDGLHGVAYTLGHLGHHDAARQILDRCTGEQWQRLGTDLYSGLAGVGLNLLHFADTTGDSVLRVAALDVAGTVARRLGSETDVPELSGGPHPRAGLLHGSSGPALLFIRCYEATGDEVFLDLAETALRQDLRRCVTRDDGALHVNEGWRSLPYLAEGSAGVAVVLGLLRRYRDDDRLQAAAAGALISSSSQFYVQSGLFNGRAGIISHLAAVSPERTPAKDPLVAAQIDALSWHALEYQGHLAFPGEQLLRLSMDLATGSAGVLLALGSALHSEPAHLPFLGR, encoded by the coding sequence ATGCGGTACGACGCGTATTGCATGGTCGATCGAACGTTCTTCGACGCACCGGGAGAAGCGCAGGACGAGGAGTACGCTTTCGCCGCCACCGACCGGGAACTGCCCGAGGGATGGCGCAAGGTCCGCCAGGACGACTGGCTGGTCTGCACCCCCGAGGGCACACGCCGGCCGGCCCAGGGCTGGAAGGTGCACGCCTCCGGGTGCCAGGACAACGCCGAGAAGATCCTCGACGCGATCCACAACTTCTGCGTCCCGCGGAAAATCCCCTTCAAGTTCCTGCGCGGCCAGCACATCCTGCAACTGCGGAACATGAAGTACGCCTCCCGCGGCGCCAGCGGCAAACTCGTCACCGTCTACCCGGCGGACGAACAGGAACTGCGCGAGGTGCTCGACGGCGTCGACGCCCTGGTCGGCGGCGAGCCCGGGCCCTACATCCTCAGCGATCTGCGCTGGAACCAGGGGCCGTTGTACGTGCGCTACGGCGGTTTCGTCGAGCGGCACGTCGTCTCGGAGAAGGGAGTGCTGGAACCCGCCATCGAGCGGCCCGACGGCACGCTCGTCCCCGATCGCCGCCTGCCCGGATTCCACGTCCCCGAGTGGGTGACGCTTCCGGAGTTCCTCCAGCCGCACGCCGAGGCGCGCCGCGCCGAGTCCCTGGCCGGCCTCCCCTACACGGTCCGCCGCCCGGTGCACTTCTCCAACGGCGGGGGCGTGTACATCGCCGAGGACACCCGCACCGGCAAGGACGTCATCCTCAAGGAGGCCCGCCCGTACGCGGGACTGACAGCCGACGGGAGAGACGCGGTCAGCCGGCTCCAGTGGGAGCGGGACGTCCTCGAACGGCTCGCCGGCGTCGACGCGGTTCCCGCGGTCCTCGGCTACTTCACCGTCGGAGACCACCACTTCCTCGCCCAGGAACTCGTAGAGGGCCGGCCGCTCAGCAAGTTCTTCGGCCTCAAGTACCCCGAGACCGGGCCGAGATCGGACCCGGCGGAGATCGCCGAGTACACGGAATGGGCGATGGGCGTCTGCCGTGCCGTCGAGGACGCCGTCGCCTCGGTGCACGCCCGCGGGATCGTCTTCGGTGACCTGCATCCCTACAACATCCTGGTCGCCGACGACGGCCGGGTCGGACTCATCGACTTCGAGGTCGCGGCGCCGGCCGACTCCGGGGCCGCGCGGATGCTGGGCCATCCCGCCTACGCCGCGCCCCGCGACCGCGTCGGCTTCGCCGCGGACACCTACGCCCTGGCGTGCATCAAGCTCGCGGTGTTCCTGCCGCTGACCGCGCTGCTGCGGCTGGACCTGCACAAGGCGGCGGAACTGGCCGACGAGATCGCCGCCCGGTTCCCGGTGCCGCGGGAGTTCCTGGACTCGGCGGTGCGGGAGATCGTCGGGGCCGACACGAACCCGGACGCCCCGGACAGACTCCGGGGGCGGGCCGGCCGGCCGCCCCGCCCCCGGGCCGATCAGCACGACTGGCCCGCCCTGCGCGGCTCATTGGCCGGCGCGATCCTCGCCAGCGCGACGCCCGACCGCGACGACCGGCTGTTCCCCGGGGACATCGCCCAGTTCAGCACCGGCGCGCTCAACCTCGCCCACGGCGCGGCGGGCGTCCTGTACGCCCTGGACGTCACGGGCGCGGGCCGCTACCCGCCGTACGAGCAGTGGCTGCTGGAGCGGGCGTCGCGCCGGGAACAGCGAGCCCGGCTCGGCTTCTACGACGGGCTGCACGGCGTGGCGTACACCCTCGGCCACCTGGGGCACCATGACGCCGCCCGCCAGATCCTCGACCGCTGCACCGGCGAGCAGTGGCAGCGCCTCGGAACGGACCTGTACAGCGGCCTCGCGGGAGTCGGCCTCAACCTGCTGCACTTCGCGGACACGACCGGCGACAGCGTCCTGCGCGTCGCGGCCCTCGACGTGGCCGGCACCGTCGCGCGGCGGCTCGGCTCCGAGACCGACGTACCCGAACTGAGCGGCGGCCCACACCCCCGGGCAGGGCTCCTGCACGGTTCGTCCGGCCCCGCCCTGCTCTTCATCCGCTGCTACGAGGCCACCGGCGACGAAGTCTTCCTCGACCTCGCGGAGACGGCCCTGCGCCAGGACCTGCGCCGCTGCGTCACCCGGGACGACGGAGCCCTGCACGTCAACGAGGGCTGGCGCTCACTGCCCTACCTCGCCGAGGGCAGCGCCGGTGTGGCCGTGGTCCTCGGCCTGCTCCGCAGGTACCGGGACGACGACCGCCTCCAGGCCGCGGCGGCCGGCGCACTGATCTCGTCGAGCTCTCAGTTCTACGTCCAGTCCGGGCTGTTCAACGGACGGGCCGGCATCATCAGCCACCTCGCGGCCGTCTCGCCCGAGCGAACGCCGGCGAAGGACCCGCTCGTCGCCGCACAGATCGACGCCCTGTCCTGGCACGCCCTGGAGTACCAGGGGCATCTGGCCTTCCCGGGCGAACAGTTGCTGAGGCTCTCGATGGACCTGGCGACCGGGTCCGCGGGTGTTCTGCTGGCACTCGGATCCGCCCTGCACAGCGAGCCGGCCCACCTGCCCTTCCTGGGCCGCTGA
- a CDS encoding SapB/AmfS family lanthipeptide, with translation MSLLELQEMDLPTESTEETVLGSGQSQHCSDASWVFC, from the coding sequence ATGTCTCTGCTCGAACTTCAGGAGATGGACCTGCCGACCGAGTCGACCGAGGAGACGGTGCTCGGCAGCGGCCAGAGCCAGCACTGCTCGGACGCCAGCTGGGTGTTCTGCTGA
- a CDS encoding ABC transporter ATP-binding protein: MRQPLESVARLPGRAADRILLCTTREGGAWTAVLVITALFSTAAQILFPAFLGKALDSALDGGTGVSGWVTGCLVIVVAMAAADALFELAAGASAARGTALLRRSMLGTLVSWTGPGTPRTGAGDLVSRLVGSAAEAGGVAAVLVRAAVSVVPAAGSVVALWLIDPWLAGTFLLGLPAVVLLLRAFTRRISDVSTRYQETQGRLASALLEALSGRRTIAAAGTADAELRRVLRELPELNRLGHGMWQAQTQAVGRTALLTPLLEIAVLSVAGFALAAGRITVGEMLAAAQYVAIGSGLGMTTMLLGRLARARAGAERVRGVLAQPVLEYGDRRLAPGPGRLELRDVRVAAGGERVLDGVDLTVPGGACMALVGASGSGKSLLAAVAGRLADPDAGDVALDGTPLRRLTHHDLRSAVGYAFERPVLFGETLGDAVARGTGRAAVHVPAERIVRAARAADVDAFVRRLPAEYRTPLAEASLSGGEVQRIGLARAFAHSGRLLILDDATSSLDTVTEHRISQVLTGTLRDRTRIIVAHRAATAARADGVVWLDGGRVRRVGPHHELWRSEPEYRQVFRSEGGLGEGADGEGVLGREADGEGALGRGSDREGALGEGAFSEGAFRDGALGEGVFRDGAFRGGAFRDGAAGPQDEAFEKELP, from the coding sequence GTGCGTCAGCCGCTGGAGAGCGTGGCCCGGCTCCCGGGCCGCGCGGCGGACCGGATACTTCTGTGTACCACGCGGGAGGGCGGCGCCTGGACAGCAGTACTGGTCATCACGGCCCTCTTCTCGACCGCGGCCCAGATCCTGTTCCCCGCCTTCCTCGGCAAGGCCCTGGACTCGGCACTCGACGGCGGTACCGGCGTGAGCGGTTGGGTGACCGGCTGTCTGGTGATCGTCGTCGCCATGGCCGCCGCGGACGCCCTCTTCGAGCTCGCCGCCGGGGCGAGCGCGGCCCGCGGCACCGCACTGCTGCGGCGCTCGATGCTCGGGACCCTGGTCTCGTGGACCGGCCCGGGCACACCGCGCACCGGCGCCGGTGACCTGGTGAGCCGCCTGGTCGGGTCCGCCGCCGAGGCCGGGGGTGTCGCGGCCGTACTGGTCCGTGCGGCAGTGTCCGTCGTGCCGGCCGCGGGCAGTGTCGTCGCCCTGTGGCTCATCGACCCCTGGCTCGCCGGGACCTTCCTGCTGGGCCTCCCGGCCGTCGTCCTCCTGCTGCGCGCGTTCACCCGCCGCATCTCCGACGTGTCCACCCGCTATCAGGAGACCCAGGGGCGCCTCGCGTCCGCGCTGCTGGAGGCCCTCTCAGGACGCCGTACCATCGCCGCCGCGGGCACGGCCGACGCCGAGCTCCGACGGGTGCTGCGCGAACTGCCCGAGCTCAACCGCCTGGGACACGGCATGTGGCAGGCACAGACGCAGGCCGTGGGCCGGACCGCCCTGCTCACCCCGCTCCTGGAGATCGCGGTGCTGTCCGTGGCGGGATTCGCTCTTGCCGCCGGCCGCATCACCGTGGGCGAGATGCTGGCCGCCGCCCAGTACGTCGCTATCGGCAGCGGCCTCGGGATGACGACCATGCTCCTGGGCCGGCTGGCCAGGGCACGAGCGGGGGCCGAGCGGGTCCGCGGGGTCCTGGCACAGCCCGTCCTGGAATACGGGGACCGCCGGCTGGCCCCGGGGCCGGGCCGCCTCGAACTGCGGGACGTCCGGGTCGCCGCCGGGGGCGAACGTGTCCTCGACGGCGTCGATCTGACGGTTCCCGGCGGCGCCTGTATGGCGCTCGTGGGGGCGTCAGGCAGCGGGAAGTCGCTGCTGGCCGCCGTCGCAGGGCGGCTGGCGGACCCGGACGCCGGGGATGTCGCCCTCGACGGCACGCCCCTGCGGCGGCTGACCCACCACGATCTTCGCTCCGCCGTCGGCTACGCCTTCGAACGGCCGGTGCTCTTCGGCGAGACGCTGGGGGACGCGGTCGCACGCGGCACCGGCCGGGCGGCCGTGCACGTACCGGCCGAGCGCATCGTGCGGGCGGCACGCGCCGCCGACGTCGACGCGTTCGTCCGCCGGCTCCCCGCCGAGTACCGGACGCCGCTCGCCGAGGCGTCCCTGTCCGGCGGAGAGGTCCAGCGCATCGGCCTGGCCCGGGCGTTCGCGCACTCCGGACGGCTGCTGATCCTCGACGACGCCACGTCCAGTCTGGACACGGTCACCGAGCACCGCATCAGCCAGGTCCTCACCGGCACCCTGCGCGACCGGACCCGGATCATCGTCGCCCACCGCGCGGCCACCGCCGCCCGCGCGGACGGTGTCGTCTGGCTCGACGGCGGACGAGTGCGCCGCGTCGGCCCCCACCACGAACTGTGGCGCAGCGAACCGGAGTACCGGCAGGTGTTCCGGAGCGAGGGGGGTCTCGGCGAGGGGGCGGATGGTGAGGGGGTGCTCGGTCGGGAGGCGGATGGTGAGGGGGCGCTCGGTCGGGGGTCGGATCGTGAGGGGGCGCTCGGTGAGGGGGCGTTCAGCGAGGGGGCGTTTCGTGACGGCGCGCTCGGTGAGGGGGTGTTTCGTGACGGTGCGTTCCGCGGAGGGGCCTTCCGTGACGGGGCGGCGGGCCCGCAGGATGAGGCCTTCGAGAAGGAGCTGCCGTGA
- a CDS encoding dehydrogenase, protein MTDEAPVCPECGQPMTSGGLMLSERVDDGRRACRSLWRCTERHLWWGWADRPDEPLEACPVPNLFR, encoded by the coding sequence ATGACCGACGAGGCCCCGGTCTGCCCCGAGTGCGGCCAGCCCATGACGTCCGGCGGGCTCATGCTCTCCGAACGGGTGGACGACGGTCGGCGGGCGTGCCGCTCCCTGTGGAGGTGTACCGAGCGGCATCTCTGGTGGGGCTGGGCAGACCGGCCCGACGAGCCGCTAGAGGCCTGCCCGGTGCCGAACCTCTTCCGCTGA